A region of Nerophis ophidion isolate RoL-2023_Sa linkage group LG28, RoL_Noph_v1.0, whole genome shotgun sequence DNA encodes the following proteins:
- the LOC133545504 gene encoding E3 SUMO-protein ligase ZBED1-like, which produces MQSENEANEENEDEQESQQPPCKLPKKTPLEELFAEEEAQSIVSQQSSMSIKKRVERELQMYQEVPPIPMSDGPAAWWWNQQKTYPLLSDLTFSYLCIQASSTPSERVFSTAGDTICPERSRILPEKADMVIFLNKNCL; this is translated from the exons ATGCAGTCTGAGAATGAGGCAAATGAGGAGAACGAGGATGAGCAGGAGAGT CAACAGCCTCCCTGCAAACTGCCCAAGAAGACTCCCTTGGAGGAGCTGTTTGCTGAGGAAGAGGCACAGAGCATAGTGTCACAGCAGAGCTCCATGTCCATCAAGAAACGAGTGGAGAGGGAACTGCAGATGTACCAGGAAGTTCCACCGATACCTATGTCTGACGGCCCTGCTGCATGGTGGTGGAACCAACAAAAGACTTATCCTTTGCTGTCAGATCTCACTTTCTCCTATTTATGCATTCAAGCTTCTTCCACACCCAGCGAACGTGTATTTTCCACagcaggagacactatctgtccagaacgctcacgcatcctgcctgagaaggcggatatggtcattttcctaaacaagaactgtctctga
- the LOC133545055 gene encoding uncharacterized protein LOC133545055 → MCERTMAKYEEELCPTKEEDERQHQLLDVYYKKHHQVVLHRTDVQQPPHIKKEDEDPQPPHIEEEEVWITQEGECLLGQEEADLSKFPLTVVSVKTEEHEDKPPESSQLHHSPTSNSRTPNSTMAKTKELSKDTRKRIVDLHQTGKSESTIGKQLGVKKSTVGAIIRKWKTYKTTDNLPRSGAPCKISSHGVNMIMRTVSKNPRTTWGDLVNDLQRAGTKVTKVTISNTLRRQGIISCSARRVPLLKPVHVQARLKFAREHMDDTAEDWENVMWSDETKI, encoded by the exons atgtgcgaaagaacgatggcaaagtatgaggaggaactttgtccaacaaaagaggaggacgagcgacaacatcaactgctggatgtttattataagaaacatcatcaagttgtgttacacagaacag atgttcagcagcccccccacattaaaaaaGAAGatgaggatccacagcccccccacattgaAGAGGAGGAAGTttggatcactcaggagggagagtgtcttctagggcaggaggaggctgatctcagcaagtttccactgactgttgtctctgtgaagactgaagagcatgaagacaaaccacctgagtcctcacagcttcatcacagtccaa cctcaaacagtcggactccaaactccactatggccaagaccaaagagctgtcgaaggacaccaggaaaagaattgtagacctgcaccagactgggaagagtgaatctacaataggcaagcagcttggtgtgaaaaaatcaactgtgggagcaattatcagaaaatggaagacatacaaaaccactgataatctccctcgatctggggctccatgcaagatctcatcccatggggtcaacatgatcatgagaacggtaagcaaaaatcccagaaccacatggggggacctggtgaatgacctgcagagagctgggaccaaagtaacaaaggttaccatcagtaacacactacgccgacagggaatcatatCTTGCAGTGCCaggcgtgtccccctgcttaagccagtgcatgtccaggcccgtctgaagtttgccagagagcacatggatgatacagcagaggattgggagaatgtcatgtggtcagatgaaaccaaaatataa